CAATCACCCTGGCGGGCCAGGGTGCATTGGCTCGCACCGTTGCAATCGCGGCTGTTACTCCACCCGCCCAAGCCAGGTGGTTTTCCTTGAGCATGGCTGCGTCATCCAACCCCATGCGGTGATTGATCCCCCCACCACAGCGCACGGCATATTTCTCCAGCTCCCGCAAACCTGGAGTGGTCTTACGCGTGTCGGCTAAGGCCACACCAGTGCCTTCCAACTGGGCCACAAGAGCGGCCGTTGCCGTGGCAATACCAGACAGACGCATCGCCAAATTCAGGGCCGTGCGTTCCATCGCCACCAATTGTTCCGCCGGCCCCCTGAGCTCCAACAGTCGCTGCCCGGCCTCGATTGGGGTGCCATCCCGCACGAGCAGGCGCAATTCGAACCCCGATGCTGATGACCCCACCAACTCCCTGAACAAGGGCTCCAACAACACGCCGCCACAGAACACCCCATCTGCTTTGGCCCGCCAATGGGCTTCACCCTCTCGCCCCCGCAGGGCGGGAGTGGTGAGATCGCCGCGGCCGAGATCCTCCTGAAGCCACTCCGCCAGCTGTTGGCGCAGTCGTGGAGTGATCGAGAGGTCCGCTCGTGCCAAGGCTTGTAAAGAATGGATTGCTCCCATGATGAACTTCGGCTCCCTCCCCCAACCGCACACCGTGCCCCCGAAGCGCATCTGACTGGCTGTGATCAACTGCCTTCGCAATGCAACAGGCCACGAAGACGTCTTGGTTCATCGACGCAGCGATACTGGCCGTGTGGTCATCGAACCGTCCAATCCATTGCTTGCTGACCGAGACCCTGCATGGAACGTCGTTTTGCCTCAAAAAATTGAATTATTCGATAGCCATTTTCATATCATCGATACTCGCTATCCATTGATACGCAACAATGGTTATTTGCCCGAAGAATTTACCCATCAAGACTACAGAAAAAGGCTATCAACATTTGATCTTGCAGGCGGGGCTATCATTTCTGGCTCATTTCACGGCTTTGATCAAAGCCATCTTTTAGCCGCTTTAAAATCACTTGGCCCCAAGTATGTTGGAGTCACTCAACTGCCAAACAACATATCGGATGACAAAATCATTGAGCTCAACTCGGCTGGGGTACGAGCCTTAAGATTCAACCTATACCGTGGAGGGCCCAAAAGAATTACTCATATAGTCTCAATGGCAAAAAGAGTTCATGAACTTGCAAACTGGCATGTCGAATTGTATTTAGACTCCGCACATCTTGAGGAGCTATCCAGTGCATTACTGCCATTACCTGCTGTCTGCATCGACCACCTAGGGATGAAAAAAGAAGGTTTTCACCACCTTCTTAAACTTGTAGAACGAGGCCACAAGGTGAAAGCCACTGGCTTTGGTCGAATAGACTTCGATCCGTCCGAAGCAATCAAGTTACTCCATCAAACCAATCCAGATTCACTACTATTTGGCACTGACTTACCATCAACAAGAGCGTCGATACCCTTTCAGCTCAGCGATATCCACATCATTCTTGAGTCTCTTGGCGGTGAAGCTGCAAAAAAAGTTTTAAAAGAGAATGCAATTGAGTTTTACAAAATAAAATCTAGCTTCTAAGCCAAGAATACAAATCGCGGATGGCTTCGGCGTAAGCCTTCAATGTCACTCGATCTCGAGGCGTCCGATCCTGCCCATGTCCAGGCAGATCAAAACTCACCGTCTGGTGACCTTCACTCTGAA
The window above is part of the Synechococcus sp. WH 8020 genome. Proteins encoded here:
- a CDS encoding amidohydrolase family protein; the protein is MVHRRSDTGRVVIEPSNPLLADRDPAWNVVLPQKIELFDSHFHIIDTRYPLIRNNGYLPEEFTHQDYRKRLSTFDLAGGAIISGSFHGFDQSHLLAALKSLGPKYVGVTQLPNNISDDKIIELNSAGVRALRFNLYRGGPKRITHIVSMAKRVHELANWHVELYLDSAHLEELSSALLPLPAVCIDHLGMKKEGFHHLLKLVERGHKVKATGFGRIDFDPSEAIKLLHQTNPDSLLFGTDLPSTRASIPFQLSDIHIILESLGGEAAKKVLKENAIEFYKIKSSF
- the nadC gene encoding carboxylating nicotinate-nucleotide diphosphorylase, translated to MARADLSITPRLRQQLAEWLQEDLGRGDLTTPALRGREGEAHWRAKADGVFCGGVLLEPLFRELVGSSASGFELRLLVRDGTPIEAGQRLLELRGPAEQLVAMERTALNLAMRLSGIATATAALVAQLEGTGVALADTRKTTPGLRELEKYAVRCGGGINHRMGLDDAAMLKENHLAWAGGVTAAIATVRANAPWPARVIVEAETSDEAQAAVAAGADALLLDEFSPEALTTLVPLLRAQAEARPARASIVLEASGVNPAHLKLYATTGVDLISTSAPMTRSSWLDLSMRFSPPG
- a CDS encoding alpha/beta fold hydrolase; this translates as MAVFVLVHGGSHGSWCWYACAKELQSEGHQTVSFDLPGHGQDRTPRDRVTLKAYAEAIRDLYSWLRS